The following proteins are encoded in a genomic region of Montipora foliosa isolate CH-2021 chromosome 8, ASM3666993v2, whole genome shotgun sequence:
- the LOC138013151 gene encoding uncharacterized protein: protein MAGIEHGNVTNEEFMEEVARYECVYNRNSKDFKDKNKKANSWGKIGGKFNLSAAEAEVKFRNIRTAYGRYLKRLKTIPSGSGRDAVPREFQNLEWLNPHIAHRPSSTNLRSTSPGTVESSSLPASDNEDDFSAEVVDECGESTTVSPTNDSIETESPELEEVNESNRVNGETTGGCSIGKTPKSTRGMRAWSRSNGNAGAEVDKAIMNTANSIADHLKQIGSKRKQTEEPEDEDSLFCRSLVPRLKRLPSQSRAFVRLQIEQLLYQTEFTGSRTQPNFPQNGYGHSTDYPYTHGVNREENPPTSRTYFQL, encoded by the coding sequence ATGGCTGGTATTGAACATGGTAACGTTACTAACGAGGAATTTATGGAAGAAGTTGCGCGGTATGAGTGCGTTTACAACCGTAATAGTAAGGATTtcaaggacaaaaacaaaaaggctaACAGTTGGGGAAAAATCggcgggaaatttaatttaTCGGCGGCGGAGGCAGAGGTCAAATTCCGCAACATAAGAACTGCGTATGGTCGTTACCTGAAGCGGTTGAAGACGATACCTTCTGGATCGGGGCGAGATGCAGTGCCAAGAGAATTTCAAAACCTGGAATGGCTCAATCCACATATCGCACACAGACCATCAAGCACAAATCTGAGATCAACGTCACCTGGAACAGTTGAGAGCTCTTCGTTGCCAGCGAGTGACAACGAGGATGACTTCAGCGCTGAGGTCGTGGATGAATGTGGCGAAAGTACAACCGTGAGCCCTACTAATGATTCCATAGAAACGGAAAGCCCTGAACTTGAGGAAGTTAATGAGAGTAACCGAGTCAACGGAGAAACAACTGGAGGGTGTTCCATTGGAAAGACCCCAAAATCAACACGAGGCATGCGAGCCTGGAGCCGCTCAAATGGGAATGCGGGAGCTGAGGTGGATAAAGCCATCATGAACACAGCAAATTCCATTGCAGATCACTTAAAACAAATTGGATCTAAAAGAAAGCAGACTGAGGAACCGGAAGATGAAGACAGTCTGTTTTGTAGGAGTTTAGTTCCAAGGTTGAAGCGACTGCCCTCTCAAAGTAGGGCCTTTGTAAGGCTTCAAATTGAACAACTGCTGTACCAAACTGAGTTTACGGGATCTCGAACACAGCCTAACTTTCCCCAGAATGGTTATGGACACTCTACTGACTATCCATATACCCATGGCGTGAATCGTGAAGAAAACCCTCCAACTTCTAGAACATATTTTCAGTTATGA